One window of the Chryseotalea sp. WA131a genome contains the following:
- a CDS encoding class I SAM-dependent DNA methyltransferase translates to MSSHEIEHNVKQIFERFSKDEFLFDLLLAYGISKTSITRLKNGDFNLSKTDGEILYKKKVFFKQEKADKLLSSIETVAKDERISKHQPRFAIVTDFTNLVAKDLKLGKNLDIPLKDLPSHYAFFLPLAGSEVYHSTNDNEADRNAAYKMAQLYDLLITQNPNVYNSKESVHNLNIFLSRLLFCFFAEDTDIFEGDSIFTNTLHQHTNENGSDTNVFLDRLFERLNSETAKGFPAHFAPFPYVNGGLFGGKKFASPVFTAKARKILVELGELNWRDINPDIFGSMIQAVSDPEERSDLGMHYTSVPNILKLIKPLFLDELYEEFENSKTIPQLRKLVNRISKIKFFDPACGSGNFLIIAYKEIRLLEIKILQRIIDLSPSPGLEFTQIQLTQFYGIEIKDFAHEMAILSLWLAEHQMNKVFEEMLFDFGKSKPILPLKQAGKIVQGNSARVDWKIVCPIEKDDEVYVIGNPPYLGKSLQAEEQKNDMDLVFSSFEGYKNLDYISIWFYKGVKYIESQNVKLAFVSTNSICQGEQVALLWTKLLSSRIEIDFAYQSFKWINNAKGNAGVTVTIVGLRNKSAKPKYLFNNNSRREAKNINAYLLDSTDAIIVGRSYSISGLPEMTSGSKISDDGNLLLDEKEKQELILHNSITQKFIRNFIGAHEFLNGHLRFCIHITHKTVKEAYEIPQFAKRFEKIKTFRLKSTKEATRKKAQTPHFFDEDKHQEGDYILIPRHSSENRTYIPLGFLNDETIMGDSALAIYEAQPWLFGVIHSNMHMVWVDAVGGKLKTDYRYSAKLCYNTFPFPDITLKQKENLNLYVFAILDERAKHPEKTMAQLYDPDKMPKGLKQAHEELDRAVEQCYRLQPFTSDTERLEYLFKMYEEMTKRGTLFEKQKKQKKAVTKSKK, encoded by the coding sequence ATGAGCAGTCACGAAATAGAACATAACGTAAAGCAGATATTCGAGCGGTTTTCGAAGGACGAGTTTCTGTTTGACTTGCTTTTGGCATATGGCATTTCTAAGACTTCTATTACCCGTTTGAAAAATGGAGATTTTAACCTATCTAAAACGGACGGAGAAATATTGTACAAAAAGAAGGTGTTCTTCAAACAAGAAAAAGCCGACAAGCTTTTAAGTTCAATTGAGACTGTTGCAAAAGATGAACGAATCTCAAAGCATCAACCACGGTTCGCAATAGTAACCGACTTCACAAACTTGGTGGCAAAAGATTTAAAGCTTGGCAAGAACTTAGACATTCCGCTTAAAGATTTGCCGAGCCATTATGCTTTCTTTTTACCGCTTGCTGGTAGCGAAGTCTATCATTCAACCAACGACAACGAAGCAGACCGCAATGCAGCCTACAAAATGGCACAACTCTATGATTTGCTCATTACACAAAATCCGAACGTTTACAACTCAAAAGAAAGTGTTCACAACTTGAACATATTCTTATCGCGCTTGTTGTTTTGCTTCTTTGCTGAAGACACTGACATTTTTGAGGGCGACAGCATCTTTACTAACACACTCCACCAACACACCAACGAAAACGGTAGCGACACGAACGTATTTCTTGATAGACTTTTCGAGCGATTAAACTCGGAAACTGCAAAAGGTTTTCCTGCGCACTTTGCCCCTTTCCCTTATGTAAATGGCGGTTTATTTGGAGGTAAGAAATTTGCCTCCCCAGTATTTACCGCTAAGGCACGAAAAATTCTAGTTGAACTGGGAGAACTCAACTGGCGCGACATCAATCCCGACATTTTTGGTTCAATGATTCAGGCGGTATCCGATCCTGAAGAACGCAGCGATTTGGGAATGCACTATACAAGCGTTCCAAACATTCTAAAACTCATCAAGCCTCTGTTTTTAGACGAACTTTACGAAGAATTTGAAAACAGCAAAACCATTCCGCAACTGCGAAAACTTGTTAACCGGATTTCTAAAATCAAATTTTTTGACCCTGCCTGCGGTAGCGGGAATTTTTTGATTATCGCGTACAAAGAAATTCGTTTGTTAGAAATAAAAATCCTGCAGCGCATAATTGACCTCAGTCCTTCACCAGGTTTAGAATTCACACAAATACAACTAACACAGTTTTATGGCATAGAAATAAAAGACTTTGCCCACGAAATGGCCATACTTTCACTTTGGTTGGCCGAGCATCAAATGAATAAAGTATTTGAAGAAATGCTGTTTGACTTCGGAAAGAGCAAACCTATTTTGCCTTTAAAGCAAGCGGGAAAAATTGTGCAGGGAAACTCTGCACGTGTTGATTGGAAAATTGTATGCCCGATTGAAAAGGATGATGAAGTTTATGTTATTGGGAACCCGCCTTATTTGGGAAAAAGTCTACAGGCAGAAGAGCAGAAAAATGATATGGATTTGGTTTTTTCTTCTTTCGAGGGATACAAAAATCTTGACTATATCTCTATCTGGTTTTACAAAGGAGTAAAATACATTGAGAGTCAAAACGTGAAACTCGCCTTTGTTTCAACAAACTCAATTTGTCAAGGTGAACAAGTTGCATTGTTGTGGACGAAATTATTAAGTTCAAGGATTGAAATTGATTTTGCCTACCAATCCTTCAAGTGGATAAATAATGCCAAAGGTAATGCTGGCGTTACAGTTACTATTGTAGGATTGCGAAACAAAAGTGCAAAACCAAAATATCTATTTAACAACAACTCCAGAAGAGAAGCTAAAAATATCAATGCATATCTTCTCGATTCTACTGATGCCATCATTGTAGGAAGAAGTTATTCTATTTCTGGATTGCCTGAAATGACCAGCGGAAGTAAGATTAGTGATGATGGGAATTTATTATTAGATGAAAAAGAGAAACAAGAACTCATTTTACATAACAGTATTACACAAAAATTTATTAGAAATTTTATTGGTGCTCATGAGTTCTTAAATGGCCACCTTAGATTTTGTATCCATATAACCCATAAAACAGTTAAAGAAGCTTATGAAATCCCGCAATTTGCAAAGCGTTTTGAAAAAATTAAAACATTTAGATTAAAAAGCACCAAAGAAGCAACTAGGAAAAAAGCTCAAACACCACATTTTTTTGATGAAGATAAACATCAAGAAGGTGATTATATCTTGATTCCAAGACATTCTTCGGAGAACAGAACATATATTCCTTTGGGATTTCTAAATGATGAAACCATAATGGGTGATTCTGCTCTTGCAATCTATGAAGCTCAACCTTGGCTGTTCGGAGTTATCCATTCCAATATGCACATGGTTTGGGTGGATGCAGTTGGTGGAAAACTAAAAACAGATTACAGATATTCCGCCAAGTTGTGTTACAATACTTTTCCATTTCCTGACATTACCCTCAAGCAAAAGGAAAATCTGAATTTGTATGTGTTTGCCATATTGGATGAGCGGGCCAAACATCCAGAAAAAACAATGGCTCAACTTTACGACCCAGATAAAATGCCCAAAGGCTTAAAACAAGCGCATGAAGAACTTGACAGAGCCGTAGAGCAATGTTACCGCCTTCAGCCCTTTACATCAGATACGGAAAGGCTTGAGTATTTGTTTAAAATGTATGAGGAGATGACCAAAAGAGGGACGTTGTTTGAAAAACAGAAGAAACAGAAAAAGGCAGTGACGAAGTCAAAAAAATAA
- a CDS encoding KilA-N domain-containing protein, which yields MAKNKKIIVDGAEITILKNKDEDFISLTDMSKSQMQEAIIIKWLSLKSTIEMPSKKI from the coding sequence ATGGCAAAGAATAAAAAAATAATTGTTGATGGTGCTGAAATCACTATTCTAAAGAATAAAGACGAAGACTTCATCTCTCTGACGGATATGTCGAAAAGTCAAATGCAGGAAGCCATTATTATAAAATGGCTGAGCCTGAAAAGTACCATTGAGATGCCATCAAAGAAAATCTAA
- a CDS encoding ATP-binding protein yields the protein MVVRAASQKLKQLATKFPVVGLLGPRQSGKTTLAKELFPKKPYVSFENQDTVLLAIRDPRAFLSAYKNGAVFDEIQRAPQLLSYLQELVDAHKKKAGLFVITGSQNLLLLETITQTLAGRIAFIQLLPFSLTELRDTNFGKQTLDGFLFRGGYPRLYQQRIAPTDYYPNYLLTYVERDVRQIKNISNLALFQRFLKICATRTGQQLNYSAIANDCGIDQKTVLNWLGILEASFIAFRLQPYYNNLGKRLLQMPKLYFYDTGLCSSLLEIENEKQMANHPLRGALMENLMIIELLKSRLNRGLRSNLFYWRDRTGNEIDLLLDQSDAVVPIEIKSSTTFHLDFLKGIRYWQKLNPKLKSSYLVFNGKDGQVEKTKILNWKNIAKIKN from the coding sequence ATGGTAGTAAGAGCCGCTTCGCAAAAACTAAAACAATTGGCCACTAAGTTTCCCGTGGTCGGGTTGCTCGGTCCACGTCAATCTGGAAAGACCACCCTAGCGAAAGAACTCTTTCCAAAAAAGCCGTACGTCAGCTTTGAAAACCAAGATACGGTGTTACTGGCAATCCGCGACCCTCGCGCATTTCTATCAGCCTACAAAAATGGCGCTGTCTTTGACGAAATTCAGCGTGCACCTCAACTGCTATCGTACCTGCAAGAATTGGTAGATGCTCACAAAAAGAAAGCAGGACTTTTCGTGATTACGGGTTCGCAAAATTTATTATTGCTCGAAACCATTACGCAAACGCTGGCGGGCCGCATTGCCTTCATTCAATTACTGCCGTTTAGCTTGACTGAACTTCGTGATACAAACTTCGGCAAACAAACGCTTGATGGTTTTTTGTTCCGTGGTGGCTACCCGCGCTTGTACCAGCAACGCATTGCACCTACTGACTACTATCCCAATTATTTATTGACGTATGTTGAACGTGATGTTCGGCAAATAAAAAACATCAGCAATCTTGCCTTGTTTCAGCGGTTTTTGAAAATCTGCGCTACACGCACCGGGCAGCAACTGAATTACTCCGCCATCGCCAACGACTGCGGCATCGACCAAAAGACGGTACTCAACTGGCTGGGCATACTCGAAGCGAGTTTTATTGCCTTTCGACTGCAACCGTATTACAACAATCTTGGTAAGCGACTTTTGCAAATGCCCAAGCTTTACTTTTATGATACCGGGCTTTGCAGTTCGTTGCTTGAAATAGAAAATGAAAAGCAGATGGCGAACCATCCACTGCGCGGAGCCTTGATGGAGAACTTGATGATAATTGAGCTGTTGAAAAGTAGGTTGAACCGCGGCTTGCGAAGCAACTTGTTTTACTGGCGCGACCGAACTGGTAACGAAATTGATTTGCTGCTCGACCAGTCGGATGCTGTTGTGCCTATTGAAATCAAGTCATCTACCACGTTTCACTTGGATTTTCTAAAAGGCATCCGCTATTGGCAAAAATTGAATCCCAAATTGAAGTCATCTTACTTGGTCTTCAATGGAAAAGATGGGCAAGTTGAAAAAACGAAGATTCTGAACTGGAAGAATATAGCTAAAATCAAAAACTGA
- a CDS encoding HAD-IIA family hydrolase has protein sequence MAQGLLIDMDGVIYGGDTMIAGADTFINRLLKDNIPFMFMTNNSQRTRIDAVRKLAKMGIKVSEEHVYTSAMATGKFLASQIPGGTAFVLGEGGLISSLHENGISLVNSDPDFVVLGEGRNFTLEMVQKSVDMILAGAKFVITNRDPSPKKMGWDNLGIAATSAMIEEATGIKAFVVGKPSPVMMRSARKALALETAETTIIGDTMDTDIRGGVQMGYKTILVLSGVTKRENLSRFAFKPDLVVDSVSDIKLPLIWW, from the coding sequence ATGGCACAAGGTTTATTGATTGACATGGATGGTGTGATTTATGGTGGTGATACGATGATTGCAGGCGCAGATACATTCATCAATCGGTTGCTAAAAGATAACATTCCCTTCATGTTCATGACCAACAACAGTCAGCGCACGCGCATTGATGCCGTGCGCAAGTTGGCCAAGATGGGTATAAAAGTAAGCGAAGAGCACGTGTACACCAGCGCCATGGCAACAGGCAAATTTTTGGCCAGTCAAATTCCTGGCGGCACTGCGTTTGTGTTGGGCGAAGGTGGTTTGATTTCCAGTTTGCACGAAAATGGAATTTCGTTGGTGAATTCAGATCCTGATTTTGTGGTGTTGGGCGAAGGAAGAAATTTTACATTGGAGATGGTACAAAAATCGGTGGACATGATTTTGGCAGGTGCCAAATTTGTGATCACCAACCGCGACCCATCTCCTAAGAAAATGGGCTGGGATAATTTGGGCATAGCTGCCACCAGCGCCATGATTGAGGAAGCCACCGGCATCAAGGCATTTGTGGTGGGCAAGCCAAGCCCTGTGATGATGCGATCGGCACGCAAAGCATTGGCTTTGGAAACAGCCGAGACCACCATTATTGGCGATACGATGGACACCGACATCCGCGGAGGCGTGCAGATGGGCTACAAAACGATTTTGGTGTTGAGCGGTGTGACGAAAAGAGAAAATTTATCGCGCTTTGCTTTCAAACCTGATTTGGTGGTGGATTCTGTTAGCGATATTAAGTTGCCATTGATTTGGTGGTAG
- a CDS encoding OsmC family protein, producing the protein MKRTASAHWEGDLKTGKGHITSQSTVLNNTQFSFKTRFEDGIGTNPEELLAAAHAGCFTMAVGAALTQVGTPATSLDTMATLNLEGLDITGIHLSIKGKVPGITAAQFEEVTKGAEKNCIISKALKVAISSDAELL; encoded by the coding sequence ATGAAAAGAACAGCATCCGCGCACTGGGAAGGAGATTTGAAAACCGGAAAAGGACACATCACTTCGCAAAGCACTGTCCTCAACAACACACAGTTTTCATTTAAAACACGATTTGAAGACGGCATCGGCACTAATCCTGAAGAGTTATTGGCTGCCGCTCACGCTGGCTGCTTTACCATGGCAGTAGGTGCGGCACTTACACAAGTCGGCACTCCTGCTACTTCGCTCGATACCATGGCAACTCTCAATTTGGAAGGATTAGATATTACTGGTATACATCTTTCCATTAAAGGAAAAGTGCCGGGTATTACCGCTGCTCAATTTGAAGAAGTGACCAAAGGCGCAGAGAAAAATTGCATCATTTCAAAAGCATTGAAAGTGGCGATCAGCTCGGATGCTGAATTGTTGTAG
- a CDS encoding YafY family transcriptional regulator: MNRIDRLTAILIQLQTKRIVKAEEIAHRFEISLRTVYRDVKALMEAGVPIGSEAGTGYFIVDGFHLPPVMFTQDEASAMMMAGKLVERMTDHSVRTAFENALMKVKAVLNEAQKDHLENLQAHIEVLKPHMQLPAQAGNHLSDLQKVVAQKKVVQFQYLNNQSEHTTREVEPIGLFYYSAAWHLIAWCRLRNGFRDFRTDRISHLKTTETVFAPRSISTLQEYLNSLQQTNTEMKSAEVSFEMEAAQFVQNSRHYFGYVSEEKAEGRVRMKFLTADLNMMARWLLSYGRAVEIESPEELKEHVLHLVEELHEHYKVIA, translated from the coding sequence ATGAACCGCATCGATCGCCTTACTGCCATTCTCATTCAACTGCAAACCAAGCGCATTGTAAAAGCAGAGGAGATTGCCCATCGGTTCGAAATCAGTTTGCGCACCGTGTACCGCGATGTGAAGGCACTGATGGAAGCAGGTGTGCCCATTGGCTCGGAGGCAGGCACGGGTTATTTTATTGTAGATGGTTTTCATTTGCCGCCCGTCATGTTCACGCAAGATGAAGCCAGCGCCATGATGATGGCTGGAAAGTTGGTCGAGCGCATGACGGATCACTCGGTGCGCACGGCATTTGAAAATGCGTTGATGAAAGTGAAGGCCGTGCTCAACGAAGCACAAAAAGATCACTTGGAAAATTTGCAAGCGCACATCGAAGTACTAAAACCGCACATGCAGTTGCCCGCCCAGGCCGGCAACCATTTGTCTGACTTGCAAAAGGTCGTTGCACAAAAGAAGGTGGTGCAATTTCAATACCTCAACAACCAAAGCGAGCACACCACACGCGAGGTGGAGCCCATCGGTTTATTTTATTACAGTGCCGCGTGGCATTTGATTGCGTGGTGCCGGCTGCGCAATGGTTTTCGCGATTTCCGCACCGACCGCATCAGCCACTTAAAAACAACGGAAACGGTTTTTGCACCTCGCAGTATCTCCACCTTGCAAGAGTACCTCAACAGCTTGCAACAAACGAACACAGAAATGAAATCGGCTGAGGTTAGCTTTGAGATGGAAGCCGCACAATTCGTGCAAAACTCACGTCACTATTTTGGGTATGTGTCAGAAGAAAAAGCAGAAGGCCGTGTGCGCATGAAATTTTTGACGGCCGACTTGAACATGATGGCGCGCTGGTTGCTATCGTACGGCCGAGCGGTAGAAATAGAAAGCCCCGAAGAGTTAAAAGAACACGTTCTTCATTTGGTAGAAGAACTTCACGAACATTACAAAGTGATTGCCTGA
- a CDS encoding AraC family transcriptional regulator — MNPKTYEPTTKLKEFVKRYWTLDGEKENIPLKNTIIPDGTMKLIFHYGETYKHHSQNGEITILPKCFLIGQLTKPYVIEPIGVTGSFVVQFKPNGFLPFTSIPIKEMENTAVPLTILYGAEGVNLSNQILNANSTSERINLIETFLLKKLADKRIIDKIVTSTIETIFSTNGQFSVNEFSKSNNINRRQLARKFSSAIGLSPKQLAKTIRIQATLKVLLNEQITSLTDLAYENEYFDQAHFIKEFKEFTGLTPKEFFGDDLKMSLIFDKK; from the coding sequence TTGAATCCGAAAACATATGAGCCGACTACCAAATTGAAAGAATTTGTCAAACGGTATTGGACATTAGACGGTGAGAAAGAAAATATACCTCTCAAAAACACCATCATACCAGACGGCACGATGAAATTGATTTTTCATTATGGAGAAACCTACAAACATCATTCACAAAATGGCGAGATAACAATTTTACCAAAATGCTTTCTAATTGGACAATTGACAAAGCCCTATGTGATTGAGCCCATAGGAGTAACAGGTAGTTTTGTTGTGCAATTCAAACCAAATGGATTTTTACCGTTTACATCAATCCCAATCAAAGAAATGGAAAACACTGCGGTGCCATTGACCATCTTGTATGGAGCAGAAGGCGTAAATCTTAGCAATCAAATCTTAAACGCAAACTCTACATCTGAAAGAATTAATCTTATCGAGACCTTTCTTTTAAAAAAATTAGCTGATAAACGCATAATCGACAAAATCGTAACATCAACAATTGAAACCATCTTCAGCACAAATGGACAGTTCTCGGTGAATGAATTTTCAAAGAGCAATAACATAAACCGAAGACAATTAGCTCGGAAATTTTCTTCAGCCATTGGGTTAAGTCCAAAACAATTAGCAAAAACAATTAGAATTCAGGCAACATTGAAAGTATTACTGAATGAACAGATTACAAGCCTAACTGACTTGGCTTATGAAAACGAATATTTTGACCAAGCACATTTTATTAAAGAATTTAAGGAATTTACAGGATTGACACCGAAGGAGTTTTTCGGAGACGACCTAAAAATGTCTTTGATTTTTGACAAAAAATAA
- a CDS encoding VOC family protein has translation MANVNPVGWFDLHVANLDRAKKFYETVFNVKLTDLPIEWGKQSLFPFNHESPNISGALVEKVDFVPASNNTVIYFETEDNITEEQRVEKAGGKVVQPKMNIGEFGFISIFIDTEGNTVGLHSRK, from the coding sequence ATGGCAAATGTAAATCCAGTTGGTTGGTTTGACCTACATGTAGCAAACTTAGACCGAGCAAAAAAATTCTACGAAACAGTTTTCAATGTAAAACTTACTGACCTTCCTATTGAGTGGGGCAAGCAATCGCTTTTCCCTTTTAACCACGAAAGCCCAAACATTTCAGGTGCATTGGTTGAAAAAGTAGATTTTGTACCAGCTAGCAACAATACGGTTATTTATTTTGAAACCGAAGACAACATAACAGAGGAACAAAGAGTTGAAAAAGCTGGTGGAAAAGTTGTGCAACCTAAAATGAATATTGGTGAATTCGGTTTCATCTCCATTTTTATTGATACAGAAGGCAATACGGTAGGACTTCATTCTCGCAAGTAG
- a CDS encoding VOC family protein — protein MSNKFFHIILLLSFTFFQAKSQEKAISKNASGNPVGWFDVNVGNLDRAKRFYETVFNVKLTDAPMEWGKQSFFPFNPQSPNISGALVEKKEYQPSSNNTVIYFETEDIIAEEQRIEKAGGKVVQSKMNIGEFGFISIFIDTEGNTVGLHSRK, from the coding sequence ATGAGCAATAAATTCTTTCATATAATCCTGCTTTTGTCCTTCACTTTTTTTCAAGCTAAATCGCAAGAAAAGGCAATATCAAAAAATGCAAGTGGCAACCCGGTAGGTTGGTTTGATGTTAACGTAGGAAACTTAGACCGAGCAAAGAGATTCTACGAAACAGTTTTCAATGTAAAACTAACTGACGCTCCCATGGAATGGGGGAAGCAATCATTTTTCCCTTTCAATCCCCAAAGCCCCAACATTTCAGGTGCTTTGGTAGAGAAAAAAGAATATCAGCCAAGTAGCAATAATACAGTTATCTATTTTGAAACCGAAGATATCATTGCAGAAGAACAAAGAATTGAAAAGGCTGGCGGAAAAGTTGTGCAATCTAAAATGAATATTGGTGAGTTTGGCTTTATCTCTATATTCATTGACACAGAAGGCAATACAGTAGGGCTTCACTCGCGTAAATAA
- a CDS encoding TfoX/Sxy family protein, with product MTYDTNLADRVREYLAEIPGIDIDEKEMFNVLNFMVNGKTCVCVSGENLMLRFDPSRQEELSEKDGYETMLMKGKEYKGYCYINPDGFKDRKDFEFFLNLCLDYNKVAKSSKERKTK from the coding sequence ATGACCTACGACACAAACCTTGCTGATAGAGTTAGAGAATATCTTGCTGAAATACCTGGCATAGACATTGATGAAAAAGAAATGTTCAATGTTTTAAACTTTATGGTAAATGGAAAGACTTGTGTTTGTGTAAGTGGTGAAAATTTAATGTTGCGTTTTGACCCAAGCCGACAAGAAGAACTTTCGGAAAAAGATGGTTATGAGACAATGTTGATGAAAGGTAAAGAATACAAAGGTTATTGCTATATAAACCCAGACGGGTTTAAAGACAGAAAAGACTTTGAATTTTTCTTAAACTTATGCCTTGACTATAACAAAGTCGCCAAGTCATCAAAGGAACGAAAGACGAAATAA
- a CDS encoding ketoacyl-ACP synthase III → MPHSKIVGLGHHVPDTVITNEYLSTLMETNDAWIVERTGIKERRWIDPAVDTVGNMGAKAARMALQRANLTEKDVEFIVFASITSDYYFPGSGVLMQRELGLEGIGAIEIKNACSGFIYALSVADQFIKTGMYKTILVVGGEIQSTALDITTRGRNTAVIFGDGAGAAILQASDKPGILSTHLHADGRFAEELYVKDPGSSRPHAERQAEQFLDTTGFKVVMNGNQVFKHAVVRFMEVINEALTKNNMTKEQIDLLVPHQANLRISQYIQEKLALRDDQVYNNIMRYGNTTAGSIPIALSEAWAEGKLQEGNIVCLAAFGSGFTWASALIRW, encoded by the coding sequence ATGCCCCATTCCAAAATTGTTGGCCTTGGCCACCATGTGCCTGATACTGTAATCACCAACGAATATCTTTCTACCTTAATGGAGACCAACGATGCGTGGATTGTGGAACGCACCGGCATTAAAGAGCGCAGATGGATTGACCCTGCCGTAGATACCGTTGGCAACATGGGCGCAAAGGCCGCGCGCATGGCCTTGCAGCGCGCCAACCTCACCGAAAAAGATGTGGAGTTTATTGTGTTCGCCAGCATCACCAGCGATTATTACTTCCCTGGTTCGGGCGTGCTGATGCAACGCGAACTAGGCTTGGAAGGCATCGGTGCCATTGAAATTAAAAATGCGTGCTCGGGTTTTATCTATGCACTATCGGTGGCCGATCAATTTATAAAAACGGGTATGTACAAAACCATATTGGTAGTGGGTGGCGAAATCCAATCTACGGCACTTGACATTACCACCCGTGGAAGAAACACGGCAGTGATTTTTGGTGATGGCGCAGGCGCGGCCATTTTACAGGCGAGCGATAAGCCGGGCATCTTATCTACGCATTTACATGCCGATGGGCGTTTTGCTGAAGAACTTTATGTAAAAGACCCCGGCAGCAGCCGCCCACATGCTGAGCGGCAGGCCGAACAATTTTTAGATACTACGGGATTTAAAGTGGTGATGAATGGCAACCAAGTTTTTAAACATGCGGTGGTGCGTTTTATGGAAGTGATCAACGAGGCACTCACCAAAAACAACATGACCAAAGAACAAATTGATTTGCTCGTGCCACACCAAGCCAACTTGCGCATCAGCCAATACATACAAGAAAAACTTGCGTTGCGCGATGACCAAGTGTACAACAACATTATGCGCTACGGAAACACCACGGCAGGTTCCATTCCCATTGCTTTAAGCGAAGCCTGGGCCGAAGGAAAACTTCAAGAAGGCAACATCGTTTGCTTAGCTGCCTTTGGCAGTGGCTTTACGTGGGCCTCAGCATTGATTAGGTGGTAG